Proteins encoded by one window of Vibrio algicola:
- a CDS encoding paraquat-inducible protein A, with amino-acid sequence MKQAQIICPVCEIKISTLELPQGKNAHCPRCDTQLYRGSHKPLRDNLFLALTGLLFLIPCLFFPFVTIRLFNINFSANLVSGSYALMKESSVILGFIVLFCSVLTPLIVFGTVITAHWGLTRQHFTIFKYSLLIFQRLKHWMMLDVFLLGIAIAFFKLSEYATITPKMGLACIFLTQIVTIFLLSRLSVSRYWQRWQSSEQFQFDDVQTHCHHCHLSQPESQSCVRCGFIIHKRKPNSIQKTWAFLITAAILILPANLLYISIFYSNGKRYEDTIFSGVISFVKSGMPEIAFIIFVASIAVPIAKIIGLIYILIGIQFKHVTDYTRRMKIYLFVKWIGKWSILDLYVIAITIALVDRDQILDFLPGPAAIAFAGVVILTMLAAESLDPRLIWDDSASNTPQKESLHEK; translated from the coding sequence ATTAAGCAAGCACAGATTATTTGCCCTGTTTGTGAGATCAAAATTTCAACTCTCGAACTACCACAAGGCAAAAATGCACACTGTCCTCGCTGTGACACTCAACTTTATCGTGGCAGTCATAAACCGTTAAGAGACAACTTATTTCTCGCATTGACGGGATTGTTGTTTCTGATCCCTTGCTTGTTTTTTCCCTTTGTGACCATTCGACTGTTTAATATTAATTTTTCCGCTAATTTAGTCAGTGGTTCATACGCGTTAATGAAAGAAAGCTCCGTTATTCTCGGCTTTATTGTGTTGTTTTGTAGTGTATTAACCCCGTTAATTGTCTTTGGAACCGTCATCACAGCCCATTGGGGACTCACCCGTCAACACTTTACAATATTCAAGTATTCTCTACTGATTTTTCAACGCTTAAAACACTGGATGATGCTAGATGTGTTCCTGCTCGGGATTGCTATCGCCTTCTTTAAATTAAGCGAGTACGCCACGATCACACCAAAAATGGGCCTCGCCTGTATTTTCTTAACTCAAATTGTGACCATTTTTTTATTATCTCGTTTGAGTGTGAGCCGTTATTGGCAACGTTGGCAGTCATCCGAGCAGTTTCAATTTGATGATGTTCAAACTCATTGTCATCACTGCCACTTATCTCAACCAGAAAGCCAGTCATGTGTGCGTTGCGGTTTCATCATTCATAAACGTAAGCCCAATTCAATTCAAAAGACGTGGGCATTTTTGATCACCGCAGCGATTCTAATTTTACCGGCAAACTTGCTGTATATTTCGATTTTCTACAGTAATGGTAAACGCTATGAAGACACGATTTTTTCAGGCGTTATCTCGTTTGTGAAAAGTGGCATGCCAGAAATTGCCTTCATTATTTTTGTTGCTAGTATAGCGGTCCCTATCGCAAAAATTATTGGTTTGATTTACATTTTGATCGGCATTCAGTTTAAGCACGTCACAGATTACACTCGAAGGATGAAAATTTACTTATTTGTAAAGTGGATAGGAAAATGGTCCATACTGGATTTATATGTTATCGCCATCACCATTGCTTTGGTTGACCGCGATCAAATTCTTGATTTTTTACCCGGCCCCGCTGCAATTGCGTTTGCCGGTGTTGTTATCCTAACCATGCTTGCCGCAGAAAGCTTAGATCCCCGCCTCATCTGGGATGATTCTGCTTCAAACACACCACAAAAAGAATCACTACATGAAAAATGA
- a CDS encoding MlaD family protein, whose product MKNEQPPMNKVTVKSERKISPLWILPLIALCLAGWLGYKTYSQMGERIQIHFSDAQGLVEGRTTIRYQGLEVGIVKKISLSDNLKDIYVSADIYPKASQLLSKHTRFWLVKPQASLSGITGLDALVSGNYIAIDPNNSEINKPSKNFSTNYTAQAEEPMDIRAQNGFNLTLTSKDLGSISVGSKIMYRKIPIGEVTNFTLSKDSSEVKINVSIQKKYAHIINSDSRFWNVSGMNTSVGFNGIDVQLESLNALLTGGIAVDSPQDGKSILPDSVYRLYPDIKTAGRGTRISMTLPDKSKVSANAPIMYKGIEIGQITNVRLSDDKESVRASAAIQPAFNEVLNQGSQFVLEEPKLSLTDMENVSNLITGNFLTLVPGVGPKIRHFDVIRKNDLLRTKNLTTPIRLTSDNTYGLEAGTQILYKGIPVGNVNKVFLQDDKVIFDAQVNSQYAKLVKSQSRFFVSGSVDAQINGMGLSVSMPPMKQLLAGSISFDSRGSGTINNQYHLYSSNALADLAKYETSGTTSLTLLAPKLPSVSKGSPILYRNLQVGKVSSFKLVDGGVKIYIRIENRYQHLITPHTVFWNYSGIKVDANLSGVSVTTSPLASLIKGGIAFDSVTGVENKLNANWILYDDYKSARQFGRQITLTTKHNSTVKKGMPIKYQGVAIGEVTFVRPDFKLNNVDITARIFPEYVANIAKQGSQFWVVSPEIGLDGAKNIDTLLSPYIQVQPSTSTTASYKFNLNTHPQSPAGVTFYLQSLSKKSLKVGTPLLYRGFEVGRVSAVELGPLADRVITTLEVSPKYAYLVRKNSVFWDISGVNVSIGLSGANVKAGTMDSILHGGIAFATPEEDELAPKAVAKTTFLLHKEPQPEWLTWQKAIPH is encoded by the coding sequence ATGAAAAATGAGCAGCCCCCTATGAATAAAGTCACGGTCAAAAGTGAACGTAAAATATCACCATTATGGATCTTGCCATTAATTGCCCTGTGTTTGGCAGGATGGCTTGGTTATAAGACTTACTCTCAAATGGGTGAACGCATACAAATCCACTTTTCTGATGCTCAAGGTTTAGTTGAAGGAAGGACCACGATCCGTTATCAAGGTTTAGAGGTCGGAATTGTTAAAAAAATCAGTTTATCGGATAATTTAAAAGATATTTATGTTTCTGCCGACATTTATCCAAAAGCCAGCCAACTCCTTTCTAAACATACCCGTTTTTGGTTAGTCAAACCTCAAGCCAGCCTAAGTGGTATCACAGGTCTTGATGCTTTGGTGTCTGGTAATTATATTGCCATCGATCCTAATAATTCGGAAATAAACAAACCGTCGAAAAATTTCTCGACCAACTATACTGCCCAAGCCGAAGAGCCGATGGATATTCGCGCTCAAAATGGTTTTAATCTCACCTTAACCTCGAAAGATTTAGGCTCCATCTCGGTAGGCTCTAAAATCATGTATCGCAAGATCCCGATTGGCGAAGTCACTAATTTCACTTTATCGAAAGATTCAAGTGAAGTTAAAATTAATGTCTCGATTCAAAAGAAGTACGCTCACATTATTAATTCTGACAGTCGTTTTTGGAATGTCAGTGGCATGAATACCAGCGTTGGTTTTAATGGTATCGACGTACAACTAGAAAGCTTAAATGCGCTACTCACTGGCGGCATTGCGGTCGATTCGCCCCAAGATGGCAAATCTATCTTGCCAGATAGCGTTTATCGTTTATACCCAGATATAAAAACCGCTGGGCGTGGTACTCGCATCAGCATGACATTACCCGATAAAAGTAAAGTCTCGGCCAATGCTCCTATCATGTACAAAGGTATCGAGATCGGTCAAATCACCAATGTGCGTTTATCTGACGATAAAGAATCGGTTAGAGCCTCTGCCGCCATCCAACCTGCTTTTAATGAAGTGTTAAACCAAGGCTCACAGTTTGTTTTAGAAGAGCCAAAACTGTCGTTAACCGATATGGAAAATGTGTCGAATCTGATCACCGGAAACTTCTTAACTTTAGTCCCTGGCGTTGGACCAAAAATTCGCCATTTCGATGTTATTCGTAAAAATGATTTGTTACGCACCAAAAACCTCACCACGCCAATAAGGTTAACCTCGGATAATACTTATGGACTCGAAGCTGGCACCCAAATTCTTTACAAAGGGATCCCTGTCGGCAATGTAAACAAAGTATTTTTACAAGACGATAAAGTGATCTTTGATGCCCAAGTCAATTCTCAATATGCCAAATTAGTTAAATCACAAAGTCGATTCTTTGTTAGCGGCAGTGTTGATGCTCAAATTAATGGTATGGGACTCAGTGTTTCAATGCCACCAATGAAACAATTATTAGCCGGTTCGATTAGCTTTGATAGCCGAGGCTCAGGCACTATCAATAATCAATACCACCTTTATTCAAGCAATGCTTTAGCCGATCTAGCAAAATATGAAACTTCTGGCACCACTAGCTTAACCTTGCTTGCACCGAAACTTCCCTCAGTATCCAAAGGCAGCCCTATCCTTTATCGCAACCTTCAAGTGGGTAAAGTATCAAGCTTTAAACTGGTCGACGGCGGAGTTAAAATTTATATACGTATCGAGAACCGTTATCAACACTTGATCACGCCTCATACTGTTTTTTGGAATTACTCAGGTATTAAAGTGGATGCCAATTTAAGCGGCGTTAGCGTGACCACGTCACCTTTAGCATCGTTAATCAAGGGCGGTATTGCATTCGATTCAGTAACTGGTGTCGAAAACAAATTAAATGCTAACTGGATATTGTACGACGATTATAAATCCGCTCGTCAATTTGGCCGTCAAATCACCTTAACGACTAAACACAACAGCACGGTTAAGAAAGGCATGCCAATTAAATATCAAGGTGTTGCGATTGGTGAAGTCACCTTTGTCCGCCCTGACTTTAAGTTAAACAATGTTGATATTACCGCGCGTATCTTCCCTGAATATGTAGCAAATATTGCCAAACAAGGCAGTCAGTTCTGGGTGGTATCCCCTGAAATTGGCCTTGATGGCGCTAAAAATATCGACACTTTATTAAGTCCTTATATTCAAGTGCAACCGTCGACTAGCACAACGGCCAGTTATAAATTTAATTTAAATACCCATCCGCAATCACCAGCGGGTGTGACTTTTTACTTACAAAGCTTAAGCAAAAAGTCATTAAAGGTCGGTACTCCTTTGTTATATCGTGGTTTTGAAGTTGGCCGAGTGTCGGCTGTGGAGTTGGGACCATTAGCCGATCGCGTGATCACAACCTTAGAAGTTTCCCCTAAATATGCTTACCTTGTGCGTAAAAACTCGGTTTTTTGGGATATTTCCGGGGTCAATGTTAGCATTGGTTTATCAGGCGCCAATGTAAAAGCAGGCACTATGGACAGTATTTTGCACGGTGGCATAGCCTTTGCAACCCCAGAAGAAGATGAGTTAGCACCAAAAGCCGTTGCTAAAACCACCTTCTTATTACATAAAGAACCTCAACCAGAATGGTTAACGTGGCAAAAAGCGATACCTCATTAA
- the rsmF gene encoding 16S rRNA (cytosine(1407)-C(5))-methyltransferase RsmF, with protein MHPNVKLPSEFLSLVESTMPSHLSMEDFISACQRPLRRSIRVNTLKISVSDFLSLAEKKQWTLEAVPWCDCGFWLDRADETVPLGNTAEHLSGLFYIQEASSMLPVTALLDNNQQLDLVLDMAAAPGSKTTQIAAAMKNDGALVANEYSASRVKVLSANVQRCGVHNTALTNFDARVFGGWLSEQFDTVLLDAPCSGEGTVRKDADAMSNWSLSSVSEIALTQKDLIESGFHALKPNGTLVYSTCTLNLQENQQVCQHLKQTFGDAVEFQPLGELFSGADQAMTEEGFLHIYPQIFDSEGFFVAKIKKLASVTPPQVKKRLGQFPFEKAPEKLVLDLQNSLDDTLALSIPNSSEVWIRDKEVWLFPSAMTHMIGELRFGRIGIKLAEILKPSKKPNQSPFRWQHEAIMALAKPGNVTMVELSQAEAREWFMGRDVRPNQTGSGEVIVSFEHQVIGLGKWVSNRIKNGLPRELVRDKNLF; from the coding sequence TTGCACCCTAACGTTAAGCTGCCATCTGAATTTTTATCTTTAGTCGAATCCACCATGCCGTCTCATTTAAGCATGGAAGACTTTATTTCGGCCTGCCAACGTCCATTGCGCCGTAGCATTCGCGTCAATACCTTAAAAATCTCCGTTAGCGATTTTTTATCTTTAGCAGAAAAAAAACAGTGGACACTCGAGGCCGTGCCTTGGTGTGATTGCGGATTTTGGCTTGATCGCGCCGACGAAACCGTTCCACTGGGAAATACCGCTGAACATCTCTCCGGTTTATTTTATATTCAAGAAGCCAGTTCGATGTTACCGGTTACCGCGTTATTGGATAATAATCAGCAGCTTGATCTGGTTCTCGACATGGCCGCTGCTCCAGGTTCTAAAACCACTCAAATCGCCGCCGCAATGAAAAATGATGGCGCGTTGGTGGCAAACGAATACTCTGCTAGCCGAGTAAAGGTACTGAGTGCCAATGTGCAGCGTTGTGGCGTACATAACACCGCATTGACTAACTTTGATGCCCGTGTGTTTGGCGGATGGCTTTCTGAACAGTTTGATACCGTTTTACTCGACGCTCCCTGCTCAGGCGAAGGCACTGTCCGAAAAGATGCCGATGCGATGAGCAATTGGAGTTTATCTTCGGTCAGCGAGATAGCCCTCACCCAAAAAGATTTAATTGAAAGTGGTTTTCATGCCTTAAAGCCCAATGGCACGCTGGTGTATTCAACCTGCACATTAAACCTGCAAGAAAATCAACAAGTCTGTCAGCATTTAAAACAGACCTTTGGCGATGCGGTGGAGTTTCAGCCTCTAGGTGAATTATTTAGCGGCGCAGATCAAGCAATGACCGAAGAAGGCTTCTTGCATATTTACCCACAGATCTTTGACAGTGAAGGTTTTTTTGTTGCTAAAATCAAAAAACTTGCTTCTGTCACACCGCCACAAGTCAAAAAACGTTTGGGTCAGTTTCCATTTGAAAAAGCGCCTGAAAAATTAGTTTTAGATCTGCAAAACTCATTAGACGATACCCTCGCACTTTCTATTCCCAACAGCAGCGAAGTTTGGATCCGAGATAAAGAAGTGTGGTTATTCCCAAGTGCTATGACTCACATGATCGGAGAACTTCGCTTTGGTCGTATTGGGATAAAATTAGCTGAGATACTCAAGCCTTCCAAAAAGCCAAACCAATCACCGTTTCGCTGGCAACATGAAGCGATTATGGCATTAGCCAAGCCAGGTAATGTCACAATGGTTGAATTAAGCCAAGCAGAAGCACGTGAATGGTTTATGGGGCGCGATGTACGGCCTAACCAAACCGGTTCGGGTGAGGTTATTGTCAGTTTTGAACATCAAGTGATTGGACTAGGTAAATGGGTTAGCAACCGGATCAAGAATGGGCTGCCGAGAGAACTGGTGAGAGATAAAAACTTATTCTGA